Part of the Prevotella communis genome is shown below.
GTGATTATGGACAGAAGTTCTCAAATTATCCGTACCAGTTGGATAGGCATTATAGCCAACGTATTGTTGGCAGGCTTCAAGGCCGCAGTAGGTATCCTGGCCAGCAGTGTGGCCATCGTGATGGATGCCGTCAACAACCTGAGTGATGCGCTGTCGAGCGTCATCACCATCGTGGGTACCAAACTCTCCCAGCGTCCTGCCGACAGGAAGCATCCCTTCGGTTTCGGTCGCATCGAGTATTTCAGTGCCATCATCATCGCCGTCATCGTGCTGTCAGCCGGTATCACCTCGCTCATCGAGTCGGTGAAGAAAATCTTCGACCCCACGGAACCGGAATACACCACGACGACACTGGTGGTTATCGTGGTGGCTATTGTGGTGAAGCTTATCCTGGGCCAGTATGTGAAGAAGAAGGGCGAACAACTGAAGAGCGACGCGCTGATAGCCTCTGGCTCGGATGCGCTGTTTGATGCCGTCATCACGCTGGCCACGCTCGTATCGGCGGGAGTCATGCTGCTGTGGGGGGTGTCGCTCGACGGTATCCTTGGCGCCCTGATATCGGTTGTGATTATCAAGGCCGGTTTCGAGATGCTGGCCTCGCCTGTCAACGAACTGCTGGGTACGAGTATCTCGGCCGAGTACGCCCAACAGATCCAGAAGGAGGTATCCGACTTCGAGGGCGTGCATGGTGTCTTCGACCTGATACTGCACAACTACGGTCCGGACGTGAAGATTGGTTCGCTGCATATCAACGTGTATGATACGATGTCGGCCCACGACATTCACGGACTGACGCGCCGCATCTCTACGCAGATGTACGAGCGTCACGGCATCATCATGACCGTCGGCGTCTATGCCGTGGCTACAGGCGAGAACCGCCGTGCGGAACTGCAGTCGCAGGTGATGCAGGCCCTCGCTGCCCACAAGGAGATTGTTCAGGTGCACGGCTTCTACTATTCAGAGAAGAACAAATACCTCTCCGTCGACATCGTGCCTGATATCTCCGTCCACGACGAGGCCGCTTTTGTCAGTCAGCTGACCACAGAGCTACAGCCGCTAGTGCCCGATACAAAGGTGGTTGTGGTGGTGGATCACAATTACGCAGAAATACTATGTACCGCTGATCAGGAAACAAAAACAAAATCATAAACTGGCAATGATCGGAACAATAGTCAACGCAACCACCATCATCGCAGGCACCATCATCGGCAGTCTGCTGCATCGTGGTGTGAAGGAGAAATACAAAGAGGTCTTATACACCGGCTTGGGACTGGCATCGCTGGCCATCGGTCTGAATGCCACCATCAGCCACTTCTCTCAGTCGCAGTATCCGGTGCTGTTCATCATCTCGCTGGCCATAGGCGGCGTCATCGGCACGGCACTCGACATAGACGGAAGGTTCAAACGGCTCGTTGACAAGTTGCAGCGCGGAAAGAAACAAGACGGCAACCGACTCGCCGAGGGACTCTCGACAGCTATCCTACTCTACTGCATCGGACCGCTGTCGATGCTCGGCCCTGTCATCTCGGCCCTGAAGGGCGACCACACCTTCCTTTTCACCAACGCCACGCTCGACTTCGTATCGTCGATGGTGTTTGCCTCTACCTACGGCATCGGCATGGTCCTGGCAGCACCCGTACTGTTCTGCTGGCAGGGCATGTTCTGGCTCGTGGCCCATATCAGCAGTACCGCCATCAGCGATGCGCTCATGGCAGAGTTACTGATTGTGGGCGGACTGCTTATCACGGGCAGCGGTCTCTCGCTGTTGAACCTGAAGGACTGCAAGACGCTGAATCTCCTGCCCGCCCTCCTGGTGCCCGTCATCTGGTTCCTGATACGTGCCATGGTATGAGATCAGCCTCCAGGAACCGCAACTCTGCCTCCAGCATCTCCAGCTTTGGCATCGGACAGCCGGCCTCACGGGCAATTTCCAGGGGACGGGTGTATAGATAGTATATCTCCATGGGACGGTGGAAGTCGTAATCCAGTCGCATGGACGGCGAATAGGGTGTCATCGCATCGGTGGTCTCAATCATCTTATCCACAAACGATTCGTCCAGATTCTTTACACCCAGATGCTGGGCTGCACTGACTACTTCCATCATCTGCTCGCGAATCAGCTGACGGGTCGATTGGTTCTTCAGCAGTTGGTCGGTCTGCGTGTGCAGCGCTACGGTCATACCATTGAACGGCATGTTCCACACGGCCTTTTTCCATCGTGCCTCATGATACTCCACCAGTCCTGTCTCTATGCCGGCCTGACGGAACTCATCGACCACGGTCTGCATCAACGCTTCGCCCTTGCATGAATAGTTGGCCAGGTTGATGCTGCCATAACACTGGTGACTGACAAGTCCTGGCTCTGTCTTGGCAGAACAGATAAAGGCCAGTCCGGCAGCCAGTTGCACATCGGGAAACATCTGCTGCACATCTTCCTCTACGCCAATGCCATTCTGGATGAGCACCACCAGCGTATGGGCATGGAGCAGTGGTGGGAGCAACGACTGCAGTTTGTCGTTGTTGACTGACTTCAGGCCCACGAGCACCACGTCGCATTGCGGCATATCTTCCGCACGTTGATAAACATTAACATTATCCAAATGAAACGAGCCGTCGCAGGAGTCAACCTGCAGGCCGTGCTGTCTGACATACTCATAGTCGCGGTGCAGCAAGAAATGAACTTCCTGTCCTGCATGAGCCAGTTTTGCTCCATAATATCCACCAATGGCACCTGTGCCGATGATTCCGTATTTCATGTCAATAACTATATTTTACAATGCGACCGCAAAGTTACGCTATTTTTAGGAATTCCATCCCATTTTATGAGATTTTCATTGTATCAAGCTGCATTTTTCCATTCTTTTTCGTACCTTTGCAATGATTGATGACATCGGCGTGAACCAAAATCGGACATATATTGCCATCGACCTGAAGTCGTTCTACGCTTCAGTGGAGTGTGTGGACAGGGGACTTGACCCACTGACCACCAACCTCGTCGTGGCTGATGTGTCGAGGACGGAGAAAACCATCTGTCTGGCTGTTTCCCCTTCACTGAAAGCATACGGCATAGGTGGACGTGCGCGCCTGTTTGAGGTGGTTCAGAAAGTGCGCGAGGTCAACAACGAGCGCAGGAGGGCTGCCGGATGGAGAATGACCGGCAAGTCATTCAACGACCTGGAGCTTCAGGCTCATCCTGACCTCGAACTCGACTATATCGCTGCCCCACCCCGCATGGCACACTACATAGAGGTGAGTACCAAGGTCTATCAGACTTACCTGAAATATATTGCTCCTGAAGATATACATGTCTATAGTATCGATGAGGTGTTCATGGATGTGACGGCCTATCTGGGTACTTATAAGATGACTGCTCACGAGTTGGCGATGAAGATTATCCGCGACGTACTGGCTACAACAGGTATCACGGCAACAGCTGGCATCGGCACAAACATGTATCTGGCTAAGGTGGCTATGGACATTGTTGCCAAGAAGATGCCAGCCGACAAAGACGGTGTGCGTATTGCTGAATTGGACGAAATGGCGTATCGGCATGAACTATGGGATTATCGCCCTCTGACCAAGTTCTGGCGTGTGGGACGGGGGACTGTCGAGAAACTGGTTGTCTACGGTATTGACACGATGGGGAAGTTGGCGCGAATGTCAATTCAGAACGAAGGACTGCTATACCGTCTCTTTGGCGTGAATGCAGAGCTACTGATAGATCATGCATGGGGCTGGGAACCATGTACCATAGATGCTGTGAAAGCCTACAGGCCAGAGACAAACTCATTCAGCAGCGGACAGGTTTTGCAGGAGCCTTATACTTTCAAGAAAGCCCGTGTGGTGATACGTGAAATGGCTGAGGGAATGGCACTCGACCTTGTATCGAAACGTCTGGTGACTGACCAGTTGGTGCTGACCGTAGGGTATGATGCCGAATGTCTGACACGTCCTGAGATCCGCGAAAAATATCATGGTGAGATTACCACCAACTATTATGGAAAGGCTGTTCCCAAGCATGCTCACGGCACGTTCAACTTCGAGAGCCCTACGTCATCATCACGGCTCATCATGGATGGGGCAACTGAATTGTTTGACCGCTTCGTGAATCCTGATTTACTAATCCGCAGACTGAACCTGACAACAAACCATGTGGTATCTGAGGAAGCTGCATCGGCACAGGATAAAACGCCCCAGCAACTGGATCTCTTCACCGATTACGAAGCGTTAGAGAAACAGCACCAGGAAGAGCAGGCTAAACTGGAAAAGGAACGGAGGATGCAAGAGGCACAGTTGAAAATCAAGAAGCGTTTCGGTAAAAACGCTATTCTCAGGGGCTTGAACTTTGAGGAGGGCGCCACGGCCAAGGATCGCAACAAGCAAATAGGAGGACATAAGGCTTAGTTAAGAATTAAGAGTTAAGAGTTATGGATAATTACGACGATATCATCAATCTGCCGCATTACGAGCCGAAGCATCACCCGAGGATGTCGATGTGGAACCGTGCAGCCCAGTTTGCACCTTTTGCCGCACTGACCGGCTATGATGATGCCATTAAGGAATCTGGCCGTTTAGTAGAAAACCAGACAAATATGGCCGATGACTATAACATGTACGAGGAGTCTCATTTCTGAAACTCCTCGCATTTTTCTGATGTAGCCTGCTAATTGCATTTAGAAGGCAACATGACTTCTAAAATTTCTCGGCAATCTTTGCTGCCTGATAAATTCGGTTGCCCATACCTATGCCATCACGCATGTTACCTGCAAGAATCAGGCCAGGATAATCCTGCTCAATACAGCGGATTGCTTCAAAACGGGCACCACTATCCGCTCCATACTGAGGAATAGCATGCTCATGACGGAAGATACGGATCATATCGGGCTTTATATCTGCAGGATATTTCAACATGGAATGGAATGCCTCGATAACAATCTGCCGTATCTCGTCATCACTCTTCTGAAGATACTCCGGATGACGGGCACCACCTATGAAATAGGAATACAACGCTCCACCATCGGGGGCACGCTGCACGAAGCACTCCGAGGGGAAGAGGATACCCAGCAGCTGCTGCTTTTCCTTACTGGGCACCAAACCGCCAAAGGCGGGCTTATTGAGCCCACGGGCATCACGGATACCGACGCTCACCTGGATAACGGGAGCGTAGTACAGATTACTGATATGCTCCATCATACTGCTTGGCACAAAGGGCAGCATATCGGGCAATGCATAGGCTCCTACGGTGGTGATAACATGGTTGCAGCGTATCTCCTCTGCCCCGTCATTGTAAGACACGCGCCAGACATGCGCTCCATCGGGACGTACCCTGATATCCTGGGCATTGGTCACAATGTTGACGTTCTGTGCCAACGCCTCTACAATCTGTTGCAGACCGCCACGGGCTGAGAAAACTTTTCGCGTGGCCAGTCGGTCGCGATCGGTCTTTGGTTCCTTACGCTTGGCAACAGCACCACGCACAAAACTGCCATAGTTGGTCTCTAGGTTATAGAGCTTTGGCAGGGCATAACGGGTGGTGAGCTTCATAGGGTCGCCGGCATAGACACCGGATACGAAGGGATCGACGGCATATTCAAAGAACGAGCGTCCCAGGCGGCGCTGGGCCAACGAGCCCACCGACTCATTGGGATCGTTTCCTTTTTTACGCCAGGGTTCGCCGAGGATACGGAACTTATCCTTTAGGGTGAACAAGGGGGTGGTGATGGCAGCCACAGGACCGGCTGGCAGGGCATGAAACTTGTTGCCTTTCCATATCAGACGACGTTTGGACGACTCGCGGGCTATCTCTAATTGGCAGCTACCGTCGAGGTTCTGAAACAGTTCGGCCACTTCAGGGAAAGAGACGACACCGGTATTAGGACCGCTCTCGAAGGTAAATCCGTCTTCTGTATAGGTACGTATCTGTCCGCCAATACGGTTCTGCTTTTCCAGCACCAGGACATCACGTCCTTTCTTCTTCAGATTAAAAGCTGTTGAAAGACCGGTGAGTCCAGCTCCAATCACAACGATATCACATTTTTGAATCATCGGGAAAAAAAGGGAATTATATGGGAGTTGA
Proteins encoded:
- a CDS encoding cation diffusion facilitator family transporter, whose amino-acid sequence is MDRSSQIIRTSWIGIIANVLLAGFKAAVGILASSVAIVMDAVNNLSDALSSVITIVGTKLSQRPADRKHPFGFGRIEYFSAIIIAVIVLSAGITSLIESVKKIFDPTEPEYTTTTLVVIVVAIVVKLILGQYVKKKGEQLKSDALIASGSDALFDAVITLATLVSAGVMLLWGVSLDGILGALISVVIIKAGFEMLASPVNELLGTSISAEYAQQIQKEVSDFEGVHGVFDLILHNYGPDVKIGSLHINVYDTMSAHDIHGLTRRISTQMYERHGIIMTVGVYAVATGENRRAELQSQVMQALAAHKEIVQVHGFYYSEKNKYLSVDIVPDISVHDEAAFVSQLTTELQPLVPDTKVVVVVDHNYAEILCTADQETKTKS
- a CDS encoding DUF554 domain-containing protein, whose translation is MIGTIVNATTIIAGTIIGSLLHRGVKEKYKEVLYTGLGLASLAIGLNATISHFSQSQYPVLFIISLAIGGVIGTALDIDGRFKRLVDKLQRGKKQDGNRLAEGLSTAILLYCIGPLSMLGPVISALKGDHTFLFTNATLDFVSSMVFASTYGIGMVLAAPVLFCWQGMFWLVAHISSTAISDALMAELLIVGGLLITGSGLSLLNLKDCKTLNLLPALLVPVIWFLIRAMV
- a CDS encoding putative 2-dehydropantoate 2-reductase, encoding MKYGIIGTGAIGGYYGAKLAHAGQEVHFLLHRDYEYVRQHGLQVDSCDGSFHLDNVNVYQRAEDMPQCDVVLVGLKSVNNDKLQSLLPPLLHAHTLVVLIQNGIGVEEDVQQMFPDVQLAAGLAFICSAKTEPGLVSHQCYGSINLANYSCKGEALMQTVVDEFRQAGIETGLVEYHEARWKKAVWNMPFNGMTVALHTQTDQLLKNQSTRQLIREQMMEVVSAAQHLGVKNLDESFVDKMIETTDAMTPYSPSMRLDYDFHRPMEIYYLYTRPLEIAREAGCPMPKLEMLEAELRFLEADLIPWHVSGTR
- a CDS encoding DNA methylase, which encodes MIDDIGVNQNRTYIAIDLKSFYASVECVDRGLDPLTTNLVVADVSRTEKTICLAVSPSLKAYGIGGRARLFEVVQKVREVNNERRRAAGWRMTGKSFNDLELQAHPDLELDYIAAPPRMAHYIEVSTKVYQTYLKYIAPEDIHVYSIDEVFMDVTAYLGTYKMTAHELAMKIIRDVLATTGITATAGIGTNMYLAKVAMDIVAKKMPADKDGVRIAELDEMAYRHELWDYRPLTKFWRVGRGTVEKLVVYGIDTMGKLARMSIQNEGLLYRLFGVNAELLIDHAWGWEPCTIDAVKAYRPETNSFSSGQVLQEPYTFKKARVVIREMAEGMALDLVSKRLVTDQLVLTVGYDAECLTRPEIREKYHGEITTNYYGKAVPKHAHGTFNFESPTSSSRLIMDGATELFDRFVNPDLLIRRLNLTTNHVVSEEAASAQDKTPQQLDLFTDYEALEKQHQEEQAKLEKERRMQEAQLKIKKRFGKNAILRGLNFEEGATAKDRNKQIGGHKA
- the hemG gene encoding protoporphyrinogen oxidase codes for the protein MIQKCDIVVIGAGLTGLSTAFNLKKKGRDVLVLEKQNRIGGQIRTYTEDGFTFESGPNTGVVSFPEVAELFQNLDGSCQLEIARESSKRRLIWKGNKFHALPAGPVAAITTPLFTLKDKFRILGEPWRKKGNDPNESVGSLAQRRLGRSFFEYAVDPFVSGVYAGDPMKLTTRYALPKLYNLETNYGSFVRGAVAKRKEPKTDRDRLATRKVFSARGGLQQIVEALAQNVNIVTNAQDIRVRPDGAHVWRVSYNDGAEEIRCNHVITTVGAYALPDMLPFVPSSMMEHISNLYYAPVIQVSVGIRDARGLNKPAFGGLVPSKEKQQLLGILFPSECFVQRAPDGGALYSYFIGGARHPEYLQKSDDEIRQIVIEAFHSMLKYPADIKPDMIRIFRHEHAIPQYGADSGARFEAIRCIEQDYPGLILAGNMRDGIGMGNRIYQAAKIAEKF